From Balneola vulgaris DSM 17893:
TCTCGCGAAGAAATTCTATATCCTCTTCATGAATCAAATGATAGTGGTTCTTACCTAACAGTTCCTCTGGGGTATATCCTAAAATAGATTTAGATGAAGGGGAAACGAATTCATAAACGCCTTCCACATCATGAATACATATCATATCTGCGGAATTTGAAGATATGAGTTCATAAAGCTCGTTCTTCTGCCTTAATTCCGTCTGAATACGGTCTCGTTTTACAGTGGCACCTACCCATTCGCCTAATAAGCGTACAAGTATATAATCAGAAGGGATGAAGCCACCTTCTTTAGGCTTTGGGCTCGAAAAGTTGATGGTGCCATAAAGCTCGCCATCAATCAAAATAGGAATGCCGATATACGATTCTAAGGAGAAGGCCTCGTAGCATGGATGACGATTATGCTCACTTTCACTCATGTGGTTGATAGCAACTACATCATCACTTTTAAGTGTGATACTGCAGTACGTTGAGCCTAAAATAAACTCTTGCCCTACATGTAGCCCTGAGTCCGGTGGGTAAAAATATTGAACCGTATAATTTTCGTCTTTTACCTCGCTAATAATACCGATATCCATCCCAATCAACTCGGTAGTAAGTTTTAAGGCCATCTCTAATTGAGTGCGTAGTTCTGTACTCGTCTGCGAAGAGATTTGATAAAGTAACTTTAAGCGCTTTTCTGTTTCAGCTGCACTTATCAATTTTAATGGGGTACGTTGTGACGAAGTAGACGACATGAGGGATTCAAATTGGAACTATCGGAATTTTCAGATTATAACTTAATCTATCTTTAAAAACCCAATAATTCGTGTAATCTGATGATATACTATACAATAATGAAAACTATGACTTACTACGGTTGACACTTTAATAACACAACACTAGAAAAAATCTACAAGTTATATTTCATTAATAGTCCCATTTCCAGCAAGCACAATAGCACTTAATAATTCTCAATTTTTTCTACCTTCCACAAAAACGCTGAGACTTTATTCTTGAATACATTTTTCGAAACTACGCACTTATTTTCTTCCTACGGTGTGGAACACTATGCCGTACTTGGAATCTTCCTCCTATTTTCGGTGATTTTTTTCCAATTCATGAATCCTAAGAAACAGGATTACCAAAGAAAGGTACTCTTCGCTGTTGCCGTAATTCTTTCCCTTTCTCAGCTATTAAAGATCCCATTAAATATAATAGCTGGTAGTTTCGATCCTGCGCATGACATCCCACTTCATATGTGCAATTTCCTACCTATGGTGATGATGTGGGTGTACTATAAGAAAAGCCAGAAAGTATGGGCGGCTATCTTCTTTTGGGTGATCATTGGCGTTTCACAAGCAAACCTGACTCCCTCTGTAGAGTTCTCATTATTTCATTACGACGCCATTCGCTATTGGCTCGTTCACCTTATGTTAGTGATACTCGCTCTTTATCCTGCCATGAAGTGGGGTTGGGGACTCACCCTTAAAGATGTTCGAAATTCCGTTCTAGCACTAAATGTAGTAGCCGCCATCTTATACCCCATTAACCTCGCTCTGAATAGTAATTATCTCTATATCATGGCTAAGCCGCCAGGCACTACCTTCTTTAGCATACTTCCTGAATGGCCAATTTATATTCTTTATCTCGAAGGAATCTTAGTGATCTGGGCTCTCTTTGTGTGGGCGGTTTTCAATCGCATTAAAAAGAAGGGATAAGTTCGGTTAATATCCATCGGGCAGAGTACTCTTCCGGTAGATGTATTGCGGCAACACCTTCACTATCGGCCCGACGGGCTATCCGTCGGACCGGGCATTGCCACCTTATCAATTCCATCCTAGTTCAATAGCTCTGCTGCGGAACATTCCTGATCTAAACCACAAGCATAGAACCATAGGGCGGATCGCCCGTACGATAGATGAGATATCAACCCGACAACCTACCTATATACCTCACCATCGGACCTAAAGGAA
This genomic window contains:
- a CDS encoding TIGR02206 family membrane protein, with translation MNTFFETTHLFSSYGVEHYAVLGIFLLFSVIFFQFMNPKKQDYQRKVLFAVAVILSLSQLLKIPLNIIAGSFDPAHDIPLHMCNFLPMVMMWVYYKKSQKVWAAIFFWVIIGVSQANLTPSVEFSLFHYDAIRYWLVHLMLVILALYPAMKWGWGLTLKDVRNSVLALNVVAAILYPINLALNSNYLYIMAKPPGTTFFSILPEWPIYILYLEGILVIWALFVWAVFNRIKKKG